One stretch of Anolis carolinensis isolate JA03-04 chromosome 3, rAnoCar3.1.pri, whole genome shotgun sequence DNA includes these proteins:
- the LOC100553835 gene encoding matrilysin: MRHMILLCFLMLLPCGFARPRPVAQKSNLLLSFLDPKHAQAWLERFFFIKSKTAHKHTMEELLKKMQEFYNLEPTGTLDDKTVEIMKLPRCGMPDVSEYTTFEGSPKWKKNSLTYRIINTTSDLPQDKVESILAEAIKVWSDVTPLKFTKTTDTADIDIYFARDEHGDNYPFDGVGGTLAHAFAPGKGLAGDAHFDDDEYWTEDDEGTSLFIVAAHEFGHSLGLGHSKSHGALMYPTYSYKKQKNYKLPTDDVKGIQKLYGKKRS, translated from the exons atgagGCACATGATACTGTTATGCTTTCTCATGCTGCTCCCTTGTGGTTTTGCCCGTCCGCGTCCAGTTGCTCAGAAATCAAACCTTCTGTTATCATTCTTGGATCCCAAACACGCACAG GCTTGGCTCGAAAGGTTCTTTTTTATAAAATCAAAAACCGCACATAAGCACACCATGGAGGAACTTCTTAAAAAAATGCAGGAATTTTACAATTTGGAACCAACAGGAACACTTGATGACAAAACTGTGGAAATAATGAAACTGCCCAGATGTGGAATGCCTGATGTCTCTGAATATACCACTTTCGAAGGATCACCAAAATGGAAAAAGAATTCCTTGACTTACAG GATAATTAACACTACTTCTGACCTGCCTCAAGACAAAGTGGAATCAATCCTCGCAGAGGCCATAAAGGTTTGGAGTGATGTGACCCCTCTCAAGTTCACAAAGACAACAGATACTGCTGATATCGACATATATTTTGCACGTGATG AACATGGCGACAACTACCCTTTTGATGGAGTGGGTGGAACTCTAGCTCATGCTTTTGCTCCTGGAAAAGGCCTAGCAGGGGATGCCCACTTTGATGATGATGAGTACTGGACAGAAGATGACGAAG GAACCAGTCTTTTCATTGTTGCTGCACATGAGTTTGGTCATTCCTTGGGCCTTGGTCACTCAAAATCCCATGGTGCTTTGATGTATCCTACCTATAGCTATAAGAAGCAAAAGAACTATAAACTTCCAACAGATGACGTAAAAGGAATACAGAAATTATATG GAAAGAAGAGGTCCTGA
- the LOC100553635 gene encoding macrophage metalloelastase, giving the protein MKYVLTCMALLLPYSFAVPIAPDFPRASTERLKLVEAYLDKFFPSFHKTFYSIEEQLKEMQKYFHLNVTGKMDDRTMEVMHQPRCGVPDVSEFRRGPAKWGKNVLTYRINNYTPDMHPAKVHEVIAKAFKVWSDVTPLQFRYTRRPADIEISFAYGDHRDGNPFDGRGGTLAHAFFPAPNLGGDAHFDESEYWSEFGKEANLFIVAVHEFGHSLGLEHSNVRGAVMYSIYTFTNPNTFRLSYDDVQRIQRLYGKRK; this is encoded by the exons ATGAAGTACGTCCTAACTTGCATGGCACTTCTCCTGCCTTACAGCTTTGCTGTCCCAATAGCTCCTGATTTTCCAAGAGCAAGTACTGAGCGCCTGAAGTTGGTGGAG GCTTACCTTGACAAGTTTTTTCCATCGTTTCATAAAACTTTCTATAGTATTGAAGAACAACTGAaagaaatgcaaaagtacttcCATTTGAATGTCACAGGAAAAATGGATGACAGAACAATGGAGGTCATGCATCAACCTCGGTGTGGAGTACCAGATGTCTCGGAATTCCGGAGAGGTCCAGCAAAATGGGGGAAAAATGTACTGACTTACAG GATTAATAACTATACCCCAGATATGCACCCCGCTAAAGTACATGAAGTGATTGCAAAAGCCTTCAAGGTATGGAGCGACGTAACACCATTGCAGTTCCGGTACACAAGACGACCTGCTGATATTGAAATCTCATTTGCATATGGTG ACCATAGAGACGGGAATCCTTTTGATGGAAGAGGAGGAACATTGGCACATGCTTTCTTTCCTGCACCAAATCTTGGAGGAGATGCTCATTTTGATGAAAGTGAATATTGGTCAGAATTCGGCAAAG AGGCCAACCTGTTCATTGTTGCTGTACATGAATTTGGCCATTCCTTGGGATTAGAACATTCAAATGTCCGTGGGGCCGTAATGTACTCTATTTATACCTTCACAAACCCAAATACTTTCCGTCTTTCATATGATGATGTGCAAAGGATCCAAAGATTATATG gaaagagaaaatga